The following proteins are co-located in the Indicator indicator isolate 239-I01 chromosome 33, UM_Iind_1.1, whole genome shotgun sequence genome:
- the PPT1 gene encoding palmitoyl-protein thioesterase 1 gives MAALRVAVLVLLGLNLGCAAAALPLVIWHGMGDSCCNPVSMGYIKKIVENKIPGIYVLSLKIGNNLIQDMENSFFMNANDQVREVCSQLAKDPHLKGGYNAMGFSQGGQFLRAVAQRCPSPPMLNLISIGGQHQGVYGFPRCPGESSHLCDWIRRTLDLGAYTQAVQEHLVQAEYWHDPLKEEDYRKSSIFLADINQERGINETYKKNLMALKKFVMVKFLNDTMVDPPISEWFGFYKPGQAKETIPLQETSLYTEDRLGLQQMDKAGKLLFLGVEGDHLHFTEEWFDTTLLPFLQ, from the exons ATGGCGGCACTCAGGGTGGCGgtgttggtgctgctggggctgaaccTGGGCTGTGCGGCTGCCGCCCTTCCCCTGGTAATCTGGCACGGCATGG GAGACAGCTGCTGCAATCCAGTGAGCATGGGCTACATTAAGAAAATAGTGGAGAATAAAATCCCGGGCATTTATGTTCTGTCTCTGAAGATTGGGAACAACCTGATACAG GATATGGAGAACAGCTTCTTCATGAATGCAAATGATCAAGTGAGGGAGGTGTGCAGCCAGCTTGCAAAGGATCctcacctgaaaggaggctacaATGCAATGGGCTTCTCCCAGGGAGGCCAGTTCCT gCGGGCGGTGGCCCAGAGGTGCCCTTCTCCTCCCATGCTCAACTTGATCTCTATTGGGGGGCAGCACCAAG gTGTCTATGGCTTCCCACGCTGCCCCGGGGAGAGCTCCCACCTCTGCGACTGGATCCGGAGGACGCTGGACCTGGGAGCCTacacccaggctgtgcaggagca cttggtacaagcagagTATTGGCACGACCCTCTGAAAGAGGAGGACTAcaggaaaagcagcatcttCCTGGCTGACATAAACCAGGAGAGG ggcatCAATGAGACCTACAAGAAAAACCTGATGGCTCTGAAGAAGTTTGTGATGGTGAAATTCCTCAATGACACCATGGTCGACCCTCCCATCTCAGAG tggtttgggttttacaAACCAGGCCAAGCCAAGGAGACCATCCCCCTGCAGGAGACCTCCCTGTACACAGAG GAccggctggggctgcagcagatggACAAAGCTGGCAAGCTGCTCTTCCTGGGGGTGGAAGGGGACCACCTGCACTTCACAGAAGAGTGGTTTGACACCACCCTGCTCCCCTTCCTGCAGTGA
- the ELOA gene encoding elongin-A, whose protein sequence is MAESVLEVVGKLQSRLAGSSEPKKLLKSLKRLAELPITVDILVETGVGKTVNSLRKHELVGDFAKNLVARWKKLVPVSQEADRNNLDSEDRDYERSSSSKRHQEPSLREDEEPDEEYSEPFQPSCSQSYSPDHREKKSKRYPKPERAHETYGYSSHEGKGWGRSSPVLSSDQEYSDYGQAASPEPSESPQDMYTDPYASEEQEEPTVLHQKASKGHSFQEKLGGGRERNPGELCEKGNVNRSKEHKSHKKQRLDGRGEDRTSAFSPERLHKASFKEQLREAPVAGGSKEKQRVSDGTKKEKNRESSSSKKEKLHLEESLENHVKKQKHRDSEKSKLEKPKLGLESSNTEREKRKAESDSSNRIKEKGNSGSLKSSEGKRKISEVDKKSAFGSNLGEGEMEDEFEQPTMSFESYLSYDQPQKKKKKVVKASVSAGEKDRGHSKQNGSKASSNSSSSSRKSPSHKRTSEKKAEKKQPEPPKPKRILLDVVPTLPDIPLPPIQANYRPLPSIESISCSQTKRKAVSSPVEESEAGFTGRRLNSKMQVYSGSKTAYLPKMMSLYQQCIRVLSNNIDSIYEVGGVPFSVLEPVLERCTPEQLYRIEECNHVLIEDTDQLWHNHCLRDFKNEKPEEFESWREMYLRLHDAREQRLLMLARNIGSAHANKPKGRVAKMAFVNSAAKPPRDVRRRQEKFGTGGPLLPEKTKIKPVLYTSNKSHPRVSEEQSYDGPSTSSAHSVPSSGSTFSSYDPRKPPVKKIAPMMAKTIKAFKNRFSRR, encoded by the exons ATGGCGGAGTCGGTGCTGGAAGTTGTGGGCAAGCTGCAGTCGCGGCTGGCGGGCAGCTCGGAGCCCAAGAAG ctgctgaagagtctgaagaggctggcagagctgcccatCACAGTTGACATCCTTGTG GAAACAGGTGTTGGGAAGACTGTGAACAGCTTAAGGAAGCATGAGCTTGTAGGAGACTTTGCCAAGAACCTCGTAGCCAGGTGGAAGAAGCTGGTGCCGGTGTCCCAGGAGGCAGACAG GAATAACCTAGATTCTGAAGACCGGGACTACGAGAGGAGCAGCTCAAGCAAGAGACATCAGGAACCCTCCCTCAGAGAGGATGAGGAACCCGATGAGGAGTATTCAGAACCCTTCCAGCCATCTTGCAGCCAGTCATATAGCCCAGATCATAGGGAAAAGAAGTCCAAAAGGTATCCTAAGCCTGAGAGAGCCCATGAGACTTATGGCTACAGTAGCCACGAGGGGAAGGGTTGGGGCAGATCTTCCCCAGTGCTCTCTTCAGATCAGGAGTACTCGGACTATGGACAAGCTGCGTCACCTGAGCCAAGTGAGAGCCCTCAGGACATGTACACAGACCCTTATGCCTCTGAGGAGCAGGAAGAACCCACAGTGCTCCATCAGAAAGCCAGCAAAGGCCACAGCTTTCAGGAGAAGCTGGGGGGAGGCCGGGAGAGGAACCCTGGTGAGTTGTGTGAGAAAGGGAATGTGAATCGCAGCAAAGAGCACAAATCCCACAAGAAGCAGCGACTGGATGGCAGGGGGGAGGACAGGACCTCTGCCTTCAGCCCTGAAAGGTTGCACAAGGCCTCTTTTAAAGAACAGCTCCGAGAAGCCCCTGTGGCAGGGGGcagcaaggagaagcagagggtGTCAGATGGcacaaaaaaggagaagaaccgagaaagcagcagctccaaaaaGGAGAAGCTGCACTTGGAGGAGTCTTTGGAGAACCACgttaagaaacaaaaacatcGGGACTCTGAGAAGAGCAAATTGGAAAAGCCTAAGCTGGGCTTGGAAAGCTCAAacacagagagggagaaaaggaaagctgagAGTGACTCATCAAATAGGATCAAAGAAAAGGGGAATTCTGGAAGCTTAAAATCTTCGGAGGGAAAGCGCAAAATCTCTGAGGTGGACAAAAAATCAGCTTTTGGCTCAaatttgggggagggggaaatggagGATGAATTTGAACAACCTACAATGTCCTTTGAGTCATACCTCAGCTATGACCAgccccagaaaaagaaaaagaaagtggtCAAAGCCTCTGTGTCAGCTGGGGAGAAAGACAGAGGGCACAGCAAACAGAATGGATCCAAAGCCAGCAGCAACAGCTCCAGCTCGAGTCGGAAGAGTCCAAGCCACAAGCGAACAAGtgagaaaaaggcagagaagaaacagccagAGCCTCCTAAACCAAAGAGG ATACTTCTAGATGTGGTACCAACGTTGCCAGACATCCCCCTGCCACCCATCCAGGCCAACTACCGCCCTCTCCCCTCAATCGAGTCCATTAGCTGCTCCCAGACGAAAAGGAAAG CGGTGTCCTCGCCGGTGGAGGAGAGCGAAGCAGGTTTCACAGGCCGCCGCCTCAACTCCAAGATGCAGGTGTACTCGGGCTCCAAAACTGCCTACCTCCCAAAGATGATGTCTCTGTACCAGCAGTGCATCAGAGTCCTCAGTAACAACATTGACT CAATCTATGAAGTGGGTGGTGTCCCTTTCtctgtgctggagccagtgtTGGAGAGGTGCACCCCAGAACAGCTGTACCGCATCGAGGAATGTAACCAC GTGCTGATCGAGGACACAGATCAGCTGTGGCACAACCACTGTCTCCGGGACTTCAAGAACGAGAAGCCAGAGGAGTTCGAGTCCTGGCGGGAGATGTACCTGCGGCTGCACGACGCGCGGGAGCAGCGCCTGCTGATGCTGGCACGCAACATCGGCTCTGCCCACGCCAACAAACCCAAAG GTAGAGTGGCCAAAATGGCATTTGTGAACTCGGCAGCAAAGCCCCCTCGGGACGTACGGAGGAGACAAGAGAAGTTTGGAACTGGAGGACCTCTTCTGCCAGAGAAGACCAA AATAAAACCAGTCCTCTACACATCTAACAAAAGCCACCCTCGTGTGAGTGAGGAGCAGTCCTATGATGggcccagcaccagcagtgccCATTCTGTCCCATCTTCAGGTAGCACCTTCTCCTCCTACGACCCCAGGAAACCACCAGTGAAGA AAATTGCACCCATGATGGCAAAGACTATCAAAGCTTTCAAGAACCGCTTCTCTCGGAGATAA
- the PITHD1 gene encoding PITH domain-containing protein 1: MAHGHGHCSCCCGEAAAGSGGDQERGAAWGLYLRIDRQRLQCLNERREGSGALVFRAWEERKDRTQFVESDDDEELLFNIPFTGNVKLKGVIVVGEDDETHPAEMRLFKNIPHMSFDDTGREPDQMFSLNQDPAGDLEYPTKIARFSNVYHLSIHFSKNFGAETTKIFYIGLKGEWTEAHRHEVTICNYEASANPADHKLEQITPQTHLIS; the protein is encoded by the exons ATGGCGCACGGGCACggccactgcagctgctgctgcggggaggcggcggcggggtCCGGCGGGGACCAGGAGCGGGGGGCGGCTTGGGGTCTTTACCTGCGTATCGACCGACAGCGGCTGCAGTGTCTCAATGAGCGCCGCGAAGGTAGCGGTGCGCTCGTCTTCCGCGCTTGGGAGGAGCGCAAAGACCGCAcccag tTCGTGGAAAGCGATGATGACGAGGAGCTGCTGTTTAACATCCC GTTCACCGGCAACGTGAAGTTAAAAGGAGTAATTGTGGTGGGAGAAGATGATGAGACGCACCCGGCAGAGATGAGGCT gtTTAAGAACATTCCTCACATGTCCTTTGATGACACAGGCAGAGAGCCAGACCAGATGTTCAGCCTGAACCAAGATCCAGCGGGGGACCTGGAGTATCCCACCAA gatTGCTCGTTTCTCCAATGTTTACCACCTCTCCATCCACTTTTCAAAGAACTTTGGAGCAGAAACAACGAAGATTTTTTATATAGGCCTGAAAGGAGAGTGGACAGAG GCTCACCGCCATGAAGTCACCATCTGCAATTATGAAGCATCAGCAAACCCAGCTGATCACAAGCTGGAACAGATCACCCCCCAGACTCACTTAATCTCCTAA
- the RPL11 gene encoding 60S ribosomal protein L11, translated as MAQDQGEKENPMRELRIRKLCLNICVGESGDRLTRAAKVLEQLTGQTPVFSKARYTVRSFGIRRNEKIAVHCTVRGAKAEEILEKGLKVREYELRKNNFSDTGNFGFGIQEHIDLGIKYDPSIGIYGLDFYVVLGRPGFSIADKKRRTGNIGAKHRIGKEEAMRWFQQKYDGIILPGK; from the exons ATGGCG CAAGACCAAGGTGAGAAGGAGAACCCCATGCGAGAGCTGCGCATCCGCAAGCTCTGCCTCAATATCTGCGTTGGGGAGAGCGGCGACAGGCTCACCCGGGCGgccaaggtgctggagcagctgacgGGCCAGACCCCCGTCTTCTCCAAAG cacgATACACTGTGAGATCCTTTGGGATCAGGAGGAATGAGAAGATCGCCGTTCACTGCACGGTTCGTGGGGCCAAAGCAGAGGAGATTCTGGAGAAGGGGTTGAAG GTGCGAGAATATGAGTTGAGGAAAAACAACTTTTCAGACACTGGAAACTTTGGCTTTGGAATCCAGGAGCACATCGACCTGGGGATTAAATACGATCCCAGCATTGGTATCTACGGCTTGGACTTCTATGTG gtgctgggCCGGCCTGGTTTCAGCATCGCTGACAAGAAGCGCAGGACAGGGAACATTGGAGCCAAGCACAGAATTGGCAAGGAGGAAGCCATGCGCTGGTTCCAGCAGAAG TATGATGGCATCATCCTCCCTGGGAAGTGA